One genomic region from Euzebya tangerina encodes:
- a CDS encoding IclR family transcriptional regulator, which translates to MTTTKKEPRSRLLTSVLRALALLDVLADVETSVGASDLAGRVDADRSSVFQQLQTLVHAGWVEQLPDATYRLTLKAFTVANGAMTQAGLGARLTPWLDRLATRAGETASLVMIDGTQAIVVARREPSVAMKANIDIGTSLSMRTSASARILLAVAEPGVVEDLRHAGVETPSDRELAQYRTQGWSEQCDELYPGMHSVAIALRTTQGADAALSLAGPTGRIDRHAVLDHLRAAAAEAPDGMVPPLPRDT; encoded by the coding sequence ATGACAACAACCAAGAAAGAACCACGCAGCCGGCTGCTCACGTCAGTCCTGCGAGCGCTCGCCCTCCTCGACGTCCTCGCCGACGTCGAGACCTCGGTCGGCGCCAGCGACCTGGCCGGCCGCGTGGACGCCGACCGCAGCTCGGTCTTCCAGCAACTGCAGACGCTGGTCCACGCCGGCTGGGTCGAGCAACTGCCCGACGCCACCTACCGCCTGACGCTGAAGGCCTTCACGGTTGCCAACGGCGCCATGACCCAGGCCGGGCTCGGCGCCCGACTGACGCCCTGGCTGGACCGTCTGGCAACCCGTGCCGGGGAGACCGCCTCCCTCGTCATGATCGATGGCACCCAGGCGATCGTCGTGGCACGCCGTGAGCCGAGCGTGGCCATGAAGGCCAACATCGACATCGGCACGTCGCTGTCGATGCGGACCTCCGCCTCCGCCCGGATCCTGCTGGCCGTCGCCGAACCCGGCGTCGTCGAGGACCTCCGGCACGCAGGGGTGGAGACACCCTCCGACCGAGAGCTGGCGCAGTATCGGACCCAGGGCTGGTCGGAGCAGTGCGACGAGCTCTACCCGGGCATGCACTCGGTCGCGATCGCACTTCGGACGACGCAGGGTGCGGACGCCGCACTCTCGCTGGCCGGCCCCACGGGACGGATTGATCGCCACGCGGTCCTGGACCACCTGCGCGCTGCCGCGGCCGAGGCACCCGACGGGATGGTGCCACCGCTGCCGCGCGACACCTGA
- a CDS encoding amidohydrolase family protein produces the protein MSTQAAQESTHGDLLITNVGAVFDGSVGATAADISTVLIRDGRIAALGDDLGGDTAKDVPVLDAGGATVVPGLIDNHVHPVIGDWTPRQQQTNYLEGFVHGGVTRVVSAGEPHTPGRPRDRVGTKALAVLAHRSFQAVRPGGMTVHAGAVLLEPGLTKDDFVELADQGVHLVGEIGISGVQDTDQAAEMTRWAQAAGMTVTVHFGGQSVPGSTVIDGPFVASVRPDVAAHANGGPTAPSLDDVEQVLVQTEAAVEVVHNGNVRAARDIAKMMQRSNALDRLVVGTDSPAGTGVVPLGILRVLSWLCALGGLDAGSAIAAATGNTARVRRIDGGLLRVGEVGDIALLDAPIGSHAHDLVGALECGDTPAVAAVVIGGNPVLTRSRNTPPPKRAATVVEGR, from the coding sequence ATGTCAACCCAGGCCGCCCAAGAATCGACGCACGGTGATCTGCTGATCACGAACGTGGGAGCTGTGTTCGATGGATCGGTGGGCGCGACCGCCGCCGACATCTCAACGGTGCTGATCCGCGATGGACGGATCGCCGCGCTGGGGGACGACCTGGGGGGCGACACCGCGAAGGATGTGCCCGTGCTGGATGCCGGCGGAGCAACCGTCGTGCCAGGGCTGATCGACAACCACGTCCACCCGGTGATCGGCGACTGGACCCCACGGCAGCAGCAGACCAACTACCTGGAGGGGTTCGTCCACGGCGGCGTGACGCGGGTCGTCTCCGCAGGTGAACCCCACACACCCGGACGGCCACGTGATCGAGTGGGGACCAAGGCACTGGCAGTACTCGCACACCGATCGTTCCAGGCCGTGCGACCGGGCGGTATGACCGTCCATGCAGGCGCAGTCCTGCTCGAACCGGGGCTCACCAAGGACGACTTCGTCGAACTCGCCGACCAGGGTGTGCATCTGGTGGGCGAGATCGGGATCTCCGGCGTCCAGGATACTGACCAGGCGGCGGAGATGACCCGCTGGGCCCAGGCAGCCGGCATGACGGTGACCGTGCACTTCGGCGGGCAGTCGGTGCCAGGCAGCACGGTCATCGACGGTCCCTTCGTCGCCAGCGTGCGGCCCGACGTGGCCGCCCACGCCAACGGCGGGCCGACCGCACCGTCCCTGGATGACGTCGAGCAGGTGCTCGTCCAGACGGAGGCTGCCGTCGAGGTGGTGCACAACGGCAACGTCCGTGCCGCCCGCGACATCGCGAAGATGATGCAGAGATCCAACGCGCTGGACCGGCTGGTCGTCGGGACCGACTCACCGGCCGGGACCGGGGTGGTGCCGCTCGGCATCCTTCGCGTGCTCTCCTGGCTCTGTGCGCTGGGTGGGCTGGATGCCGGCTCGGCGATCGCCGCGGCGACCGGGAACACCGCGCGGGTCCGGCGCATCGATGGCGGTCTGCTCCGGGTGGGTGAGGTCGGCGACATCGCGCTGCTCGACGCACCCATCGGCAGTCACGCCCATGACCTGGTGGGGGCGCTCGAGTGCGGCGACACCCCGGCCGTCGCGGCCGTGGTTATCGGCGGCAACCCCGTCCTGACCCGCAGCCGGAACACCCCGCCGCCCAAGCGGGCCGCGACCGTGGTCGAGGGGCGGTAG
- a CDS encoding amino acid synthesis family protein, with product MATFTLRRTTTVITEVTHDGGPSLPTPRRKAVICAVVTNPFAGRYEAEIESAMADLGPLAERLAASLIAVLGGPDEIESYGKGAIVGVDGELEHGALWHNPGGWAMREALGGSKAIVPSSKVVGPIGTRLVVPLAHREAAYVRSHFDSVEAAVDDAPRPEEIVLALAMSDGPRVHARVGGLRAQDIIGEDGLR from the coding sequence ATGGCGACCTTCACGCTGCGCCGGACCACGACGGTGATCACCGAGGTGACCCACGATGGCGGGCCGTCGCTGCCCACGCCGCGACGCAAGGCTGTGATCTGTGCGGTCGTCACCAACCCCTTCGCGGGTCGGTACGAAGCCGAGATCGAGTCGGCGATGGCGGACCTAGGACCGCTGGCCGAGCGCCTGGCCGCATCACTGATCGCCGTTCTGGGCGGGCCGGATGAGATCGAGAGCTACGGCAAGGGCGCGATCGTCGGCGTCGACGGGGAGTTGGAGCACGGCGCGCTGTGGCACAACCCTGGTGGGTGGGCCATGCGTGAGGCACTCGGTGGTAGCAAGGCGATCGTGCCCTCCAGCAAGGTGGTCGGCCCGATCGGGACCCGACTGGTCGTGCCGTTGGCCCACCGCGAGGCGGCCTACGTTCGGTCCCACTTCGACAGCGTCGAGGCGGCGGTCGACGATGCGCCACGCCCGGAGGAGATCGTGTTGGCGCTGGCCATGAGCGACGGACCGCGGGTGCACGCCAGAGTGGGCGGCCTCCGGGCCCAGGACATCATCGGAGAGGATGGGTTGCGATGA
- a CDS encoding amino acid synthesis family protein: protein MTAIRTRIARIEEVERVWDQPLAQPCRRVVTAAVIANPYAGQFVEDLSPLYQVGEDLGRELGEWAVSLLGGDISVHSYGKGAIVGTAGELEHAAAVLHPQLGKGLRPAVGGGKSLIPSSKKMGGVGTVLDVPLGHKDAAYVRSHFDAIAAWCPDGPRPDELLVAVAVTDSGRPLARVGGLPAEDIVGEDGLR, encoded by the coding sequence ATGACCGCGATCCGAACCAGGATTGCCCGCATCGAGGAGGTCGAGCGCGTGTGGGACCAGCCGCTGGCGCAGCCGTGCCGTCGCGTGGTGACGGCGGCGGTGATCGCCAACCCGTACGCCGGGCAATTCGTCGAGGACCTGAGTCCCCTCTACCAAGTGGGAGAGGACCTCGGTCGCGAACTGGGGGAGTGGGCCGTGTCGCTGCTGGGCGGCGACATCAGCGTCCACAGCTACGGGAAGGGCGCAATCGTCGGGACGGCCGGTGAGCTGGAGCATGCCGCCGCAGTGCTGCACCCGCAGCTCGGGAAGGGGCTCCGGCCGGCGGTCGGAGGCGGGAAGTCGCTGATCCCCTCGTCGAAGAAGATGGGCGGGGTCGGGACAGTGCTGGACGTGCCTCTGGGGCACAAGGACGCGGCCTACGTGCGCTCGCACTTCGACGCGATCGCGGCGTGGTGTCCGGACGGGCCGCGGCCTGATGAGCTGCTGGTCGCGGTGGCGGTGACTGACTCGGGTCGGCCGCTGGCCAGGGTGGGGGGCCTCCCGGCCGAGGACATCGTGGGCGAGGATGGGTTGCGGTGA
- a CDS encoding cysteine hydrolase family protein, whose amino-acid sequence MTRWWEWEEAFPIEPDGTALLVVDMQQGFIEPGSVLEVPMAREQIPVIQALIEGFRERGMPVAYTRFVAREDHFLPFYRSRAPQRGLDLAAPRSMFAPDSDDAKIDERLAPREGEIVVDKIAYDGFHQTELDDRLRSRGIDTLVHCGTVVNWCVDSTLRAAFHRRYQNVVVADGVSGYEHAGASGEDWVARELDFFAEALATVLRAEDVLAELGASET is encoded by the coding sequence GTGACCCGTTGGTGGGAGTGGGAGGAGGCGTTCCCGATCGAGCCGGACGGGACGGCGCTTCTGGTGGTGGACATGCAGCAAGGCTTCATCGAGCCCGGCTCCGTGCTGGAGGTGCCGATGGCCCGGGAGCAGATACCCGTGATCCAGGCCCTGATCGAGGGCTTCCGGGAGCGAGGCATGCCCGTGGCTTACACCCGCTTCGTGGCCCGGGAAGATCACTTCCTCCCGTTCTACCGGTCGCGGGCACCTCAGCGGGGGCTGGACTTGGCCGCGCCCCGATCGATGTTCGCGCCGGACAGCGACGACGCCAAGATCGATGAGCGGCTCGCGCCGCGGGAGGGCGAGATCGTGGTGGACAAGATCGCCTACGACGGCTTCCACCAGACCGAGCTGGACGATCGACTGCGGTCGCGCGGGATCGACACGCTGGTGCACTGCGGCACGGTCGTGAACTGGTGCGTTGACTCCACGCTCCGCGCAGCCTTCCACCGGCGCTATCAGAACGTGGTCGTTGCGGATGGGGTGAGCGGCTACGAACACGCGGGGGCGAGTGGTGAGGACTGGGTGGCGAGAGAGCTGGACTTCTTCGCGGAGGCGCTGGCGACGGTGCTGAGGGCGGAGGACGTGCTGGCAGAGCTGGGCGCAAGCGAGACTTAA